The proteins below come from a single Erysipelothrix piscisicarius genomic window:
- a CDS encoding transporter — MKNRVKAFSTNVFLIFLIVLTIYIGYVGFIGGPRRAYEREDQLHVEAMMKLKGYEEARLLSRFSLDQVYYITEIKEDEGSKIVWFNKGLDAFGEHEMITYEPVYDLAESMGISSRKIRLGVYNDKLVYVLKTKNKEVFVDVDDLSVVFELEDF, encoded by the coding sequence ATGAAAAATAGAGTTAAAGCATTTTCAACAAATGTATTTTTGATTTTCTTAATCGTTTTGACAATCTATATCGGCTATGTAGGATTTATTGGTGGACCTCGCCGTGCTTATGAACGTGAAGATCAATTACATGTTGAAGCAATGATGAAATTAAAAGGCTATGAAGAGGCTCGCTTATTGAGTCGTTTTTCACTTGATCAAGTTTATTACATAACAGAAATAAAAGAAGATGAAGGCTCTAAAATTGTGTGGTTCAATAAAGGTTTAGATGCTTTCGGTGAACATGAAATGATTACCTATGAGCCGGTTTATGATTTGGCAGAGTCAATGGGCATTTCAAGTCGTAAAATTCGTTTGGGTGTCTATAATGACAAACTTGTATATGTATTAAAAACTAAAAATAAAGAAGTATTTGTAGATGTTGATGACTTATCCGTAGTTTTTGAATTGGAGGACTTTTAG
- a CDS encoding dockerin type I repeat-containing protein: MDWYIGMKDYKQYTIGLVTSSGTPSVYKEANGSSASIYKLNVTGQHVLILDEIKKGSEVWYKIAADPLLTSNRDLMPWDTETRPFKTPYNENHNYGYVKGSEVKIVAGKLHNEESSKRGDLNNDGKIDIMDMMVIRRHILGIDKFDDNQKKRADLNSDGKNDILDMMVIRRHILNIESLD, translated from the coding sequence ATGGATTGGTATATTGGTATGAAAGATTACAAGCAATATACCATCGGTTTGGTGACATCAAGTGGAACACCATCAGTTTATAAAGAGGCAAATGGAAGTTCTGCTTCAATCTACAAATTAAACGTTACAGGACAACATGTATTAATTCTTGATGAGATTAAGAAAGGATCAGAGGTGTGGTATAAAATTGCTGCAGATCCATTATTAACATCAAATCGTGACTTAATGCCTTGGGATACTGAGACAAGACCTTTTAAAACACCCTATAATGAAAATCATAACTATGGTTATGTAAAAGGGAGCGAAGTTAAAATCGTAGCGGGTAAGTTGCATAACGAAGAAAGTTCAAAACGCGGCGATTTAAATAATGACGGGAAAATTGATATTATGGATATGATGGTAATTCGTAGACATATTCTAGGTATTGATAAATTTGATGATAACCAGAAAAAAAGAGCGGATTTAAATAGTGATGGAAAAAATGATATTTTAGACATGATGGTAATTCGTCGTCATATTCTAAATATAGAAAGTTTGGATTAA
- a CDS encoding N-acetylglucosaminidase translates to MKRFKLKKKLLKLIICAVILGFVGVNSSASTYADHKGLEGFTQELDPEIEQLRDEEDLGEIDLNENPDVPSLGGEDNETVTVLNQMRNFSSGARAQRTEGIIEPNGSGKSTILLYNNSTGEAARTYLSDGVLYSGAFPFYGKENNRYKVQIAGAIGWVNASNFREYSFDEAKSMNMYKVNGDNELVHYISRGANQTNAASILLGPAPSFLRPGVNYYSADGHYFYTNLKTMVADLKLNKNAAAINASNPWYNYYQYLSNRAKSSVTAQDINKYLARKGYTAAPSPKVTEVENLQPHESLLVGSESHFINEGKKYGINPLITFGTAVNESAWGRSNIALKDKNIFGHSAYDSAPESATVYESIGMSISNHMTHFLNWHYMDVTEANYYGGYLGINKVVLTLSIHQIHFGARKLQSISTSWIGILV, encoded by the coding sequence TTCAAGTGCATCGACGTATGCGGACCATAAAGGGTTGGAGGGATTTACACAAGAACTTGATCCTGAAATTGAACAGCTTCGTGATGAAGAGGATTTGGGGGAAATTGATTTGAATGAAAATCCAGATGTCCCATCCTTAGGTGGTGAAGACAATGAAACAGTAACCGTATTAAATCAAATGCGGAATTTTTCTTCTGGAGCCCGTGCACAACGTACAGAGGGGATTATTGAACCCAATGGATCGGGAAAATCTACCATTCTTCTATACAATAATTCAACAGGGGAAGCAGCACGTACGTATCTTTCAGATGGAGTCCTTTACAGTGGTGCCTTTCCGTTTTATGGCAAAGAAAACAATCGTTATAAAGTTCAAATTGCTGGAGCTATAGGTTGGGTTAATGCTTCGAACTTTAGAGAATATAGTTTCGATGAAGCAAAATCCATGAATATGTATAAAGTGAATGGAGATAACGAATTGGTTCACTATATCAGTCGTGGTGCAAATCAAACGAATGCAGCATCAATTCTTCTTGGACCAGCACCAAGTTTTTTACGTCCAGGAGTCAATTATTATTCGGCAGATGGTCATTATTTTTACACAAATCTCAAGACCATGGTTGCGGATTTAAAACTTAATAAAAATGCAGCGGCAATCAATGCTTCAAATCCTTGGTATAACTACTATCAATATTTATCAAATCGTGCAAAATCATCCGTTACTGCGCAAGATATCAATAAATATTTAGCACGCAAGGGTTATACCGCAGCCCCTTCACCTAAAGTAACTGAGGTTGAGAATTTACAGCCACATGAGTCACTATTGGTTGGCTCGGAAAGTCACTTTATAAATGAAGGGAAAAAGTATGGGATTAACCCTCTAATTACATTTGGAACTGCAGTAAATGAGTCGGCATGGGGACGAAGTAATATTGCCTTAAAAGATAAAAATATATTTGGGCATTCAGCCTATGATTCTGCACCTGAATCGGCGACTGTCTATGAGAGTATTGGGATGTCCATTTCTAACCATATGACCCATTTCTTGAACTGGCATTATATGGATGTTACGGAAGCGAATTACTATGGCGGTTATCTAGGGATAAACAAAGTGGTATTAACGTTAAGTATTCATCAGATCCATTTTGGGGCGAGAAAGCTGCAGAGTATTTCTACATCATGGATTGGTATATTGGTATGA